TCTTAGGTGTGTATTTGACGGCTCGTAGCGCAACGTTCATGAGCGGGGAAACAGAGGTGATGGTACCGTTGACGATGGTTCCGTTCTTGAGCTCGACTGTGACAGTCTCGTTCTGGCATTTCATGAGAAACCTGTCGCAATGTTAGTTACGTTCAGACGCGTTCTTTCGCGTCTGCGCACCTGACGAGCTTCATGATTTCGACTATTCTCTCTTGTTGATCTTGTAAGGAGTGGTCTTTGAATGGTCGATTGGGCGCAGCGTGTTTGCGATCGTGTTGCGGCTATGATGTGAGGTTGGCCGGTGGGGACATTGAAGCTCTGTCCAGAAATTACGGCCAGGCAAAGACTTGGCATCACTGTCACGTGCGGCATTCGTTCACACATACTCTATGTTGCTTCAAGAAGCCCATCTACACGCATGTCCCCTTCAATACTTATTTCCGCTAAAGTAGTCGGTAATCTTGATGCTGTGCATGGGGCCCTGAGCCATTTCTACTACTCTGACTTAGACAGTTTCCAGTGCGGCATTGTTCCACACCTCGGGTCAAACCCAAATTCACTTCCCCGCGTTATGATGAAGTGCACGTCAGTGACGTCGGTTACAACGGGCTTGACCTCATTGGCGTATTACCACACCCGCTCATGCTGATAAACGTATAAGACGATGGATGTGACGGGCAGATCCCCCTGTCGAACTCCTGCGATCCTTCCAGAGCAACCATGACATCTGCTTTGACGAAGCCCAGCGTCTCAGGCGAGAAGTTCGAAGTTCTCAACGACACTGCTGGAACGCACATCGATGCCGTCGCTGAAAAAAGGCTGTTGCGAAAATGCGATCTCTACGTACTGCCGCCGTTATTCGTGCTCTTCTTGTTAGCCTTCCTGGACAGTCAGTCTCTCAGTCACAATCTCATGATTACACTGATATAGTTGCAGGGACTAATATTGGAAATGCCAGGATCCAAGGTCTCGAAGCCGACCTTGACATGCATAGCAATGACTACAACATAGCGCTCTTTATTTTCTTCATCCCGTACATCCTCTTCGAAGTCCCGTCGAATCTAGTCTTGAAGAAACTGGCTCCTTCCACGTGGCTATCTCTAATCATGGTCTTATGGGGTATTGCAACGATCGGCATGGGTTTGGTCCGTAATTTCGAAGGTTTGATTGCCATGCGTGTCTTATTGGGCTTCTTCGAAGCTGGACTGTTTCCTGGTAGGCATGATCTTCGTCTTGCAGCACGTTATTGACACTGAGACTGCAAAGGTTGTGTCTACCTCATTTCCATGTACTACAAGCGCTATGAGCTACAATGGCGCCTGACGCTCTTTTTCACAGCTTCAATCATTGCTGGAGCCTTCGGCGGCGTAAGAATATCTGTCCTTTTCAACATAACTTCCATTGACACCTTTCAGTTGCTCTCGTTTGCGATTGCAAAGATGGATGGCATCGCCGGCTACGGTGGCTGGAGGTGAGGGGCTTTCTACAGCGACCATGAATCTATATTGATCCGAAAACGCAGGTGGATCTTCATCATCGAAGGGATTGTCACGGTTGTTGCAGGCTTCGTCACCAAGTTCTGGTGCACAGATTGGCCAGAAACAGCACGCTTCCTCACCGAAGACGAGCGCGCACTGCTCATCGCACGCCTCAGCGCAGACACCGGGGACGCAGTCATGAACCGTCTTGACAGAAGGGCTGCTCGTCGCATATTCTCTGACCCCAAGATCTATCTGGGAGTTTTGGCATACTTTGGTGAGATATCCATCCTCGGCTCCTGTTGGCTCTTCAAAGTTAACCCACGTGCGTAGGCGTCGTCAATACAGGCTACGCCGGCTCTTTCTTCGTACCAACAATCGTCAAAGAGCTTGGCTACACGTCTTCCGTAGCGCAAGTCCGCTCCATCCCAATTTTTGTCGTTGCAACCATCACCGCCGTTATCGCAGCATACCTGTCCGACCGCTTTCGAAACCGCTACTGGCTCACTATGCTCGGTCTAGTGATTGCATCAATCGGCTACATAATGCTGTTGGTTCAAGACAACCTCTCCGCTGGGGTCAAGTACTTTGCACTGTTTTTGATTGTTCCTGGTGGCTACATCACGCAGCCTATAGTACTCGTATGGATGTCGAATTTGGTATCCGGGCACTACAAACGCTCCATCAGCTCAGCGATGCAAGTTGGTTTTGGTAACATTGGTGGAATTGTGGCGTCGAATGTGTTCTTCAAGACGGAGGCACCCAAATATCCTACTGGATATGGAGTTAGTCTGGGAATGCTGTGGATTTGCGGTGCTGCGTGTACAGCGCTGTTCTTCCTGGTCAAAATTGAGAACAAGAAGAGAGATAGAGGCGAAAGGGACTGGAGGCTGGAGGAACCAGACGCGGATAACCTTGGAGACGATCATCCACACTTCAGATTGACGACGTAGATGCATTTGCTATCATAGCGGTCATTCTTGAACACCTGCACGTAGTCATTCGTCCTGCATGGTGAAATATGTGAGTAAAACAAATCGTATTCAAATGACTCTAAGCGTGGCAATGGAATCGGCGGACATGTCATGGATAGAAAAGAAAACGGTCAATGTTCTATCCGACAACTCACTCTATACTCATACGATCAAATATCCGGGACCAGCCTAGCTACAATTGTCACAGCTGATCCAGGCCTGACGAGGCTTCTTCTCGGGCTTCTTCTACCATCAGAGTGATACACGATCGAAAGTAACATCGCGCTCATTCAGCCCGCCCCTCTTACGTTTCTTTGCTTGTGTGGTCATACTCAAAGTTCGCATGATCAATTGTCTTGGGTCTGTTATACTATGATCGTAAGTGGTAGCGACCTGACGGCCTGGCTTCGAGAAGGTTGTGCAATTCTGCTCGGTTGCACAAGGTCTCGGTGGCTGGCGAAATCGTTATTTGACATGAAGGCTTAGCTGCAGTCGAGACTTAATCTGGCAGCCGACATTGCAACGGTCGCAAAGGACAACCAGCCACCAATTTTGGCATTTGGCGACAAAGTCACCAGCCAGTGAGCACTGGAGATCCGCGCCAGCTCTGTGTCGTCTGTGCCGTCTCGCCATCATTTTCAAGGGTCTCAAGTCAGGTGAGCATGAGGACCTCGGTATTTGAGGCTCCAGATGTACGCATTGAGCCGCGTACGTCGTACTCACCACTGCGCCTGCCGATCAGAAGAGCTGCATGGCCTTCCTCGAGACCTGCATAGCCGTCCTCGTGGCTGGGACGATCCGAAATTGGCGAGACAGCGTCCGGAATGATATTCCAAGCGGACACTTGCCTCACTGAAACAACGAGGAATGAAACCTGCAGGTACCAAGGGAGCAAATTCGGGAGTGGTGCGCGGCCAAGGGAGGGTCCGGCTGCGGGGTATGTAAAGTGCGGTCGTCCGCTGGAGATGAGGTGTCGTAAAATCGAGGGATCCAGGACATTCGTTAACGCAGACGAGAATGTTGGTAAGTAGCAGAGAGAGCGATGCAGTTGAAAGGAAGCCGGGCTGACATTGCTAGCGCGCACGTTCATTACAGTGGTTTTGCCTCACCATCGCTCTTCTTTCGGCAACTGCATTCGCACAAACCTCGACGTCGCAAGATGATTGCGACTGGTACTGCTGGATAGAAGGGAGACTAGACGCCCTCGAGCAGCAAGTTGCTAAATTGACTGCGGTTATCGTAAGTTCAGACCTGGCGTCACTTCAGTTCGCGCAAATAGAACTGTAAGCGAGACTGCTTTGATCATCGAGCAAGATCTGAGCAAAACACTCTCAGAACCTAGGGCCGTAATAAAGGTAGCTGACACTGTCTAGTATCCTGGTGGATCAAACAACGGCAACGAGCCATCTTATACACAACAACCCCCACAACATGTTACAAGTACTCCATCGCGCCACTCGACGACGTTTGGCAACCCATATGTAAGTTTTGCTAGTTCTGCATTTTGGCTCGTAGACTGATCCTGCTTTTGAAGACAACCACAGCATACAATGGCTATCCTACGAACCCTAGaccgacgacgacaacaaccAAAGAAGTCGTGTCAGTATCCACGACAAGTCAGGCTTCATATCCAACAGACGTGAGCTCGCATGATGGGTACCGAGCCATAGGCTACTTTGGAAACTGGGACATCTACGCACGAAAGTTCTTCCCTCAGAACATTCCAGTTGAGAGACTTACCCATGTCTTATACGCATTCGCCGATAACAAGGACGATGGTACAGTCTTCTTTACAGACACCTACGCCGACACCGACATCCACTACCAAGGCGACTCTTGGTCAGAAGCAGGGAACAATGTCTACGGCGCTGTAAAGCAACTCCAGCTACTGAAGCAGAAGAACCGCAACCTCAAAGTCATGCTCAGCATCGGAGGCTGGACATACACCAATACTAACAAGCACATGGACACGCCCGCCTCCACTGCCGCCGGTCGCAAGAAATTCGCCGACAGCTGCGTGGCCATGATCCGCGACTATGGCTTCGACGGCATCGATATCGATTGGGAGTACCCGCAGGATACTACGCAGGGCGGTCAGCTCCTCGAACTCCTCAAAGCCATCCGCAAAGCCCTCGACGATTATGCCTCGACCCTTATCTACGAAGACGGCCACGGCAGCTCCGAACAGCCCCACTTCGAACTCTCCATCGCAGCACCCGCTGGGCAGTCCAACTACAAGAACATGCCTCTCCACGATATTAGCCAGGTGCTCGACTTCATCAACCTCATGACCTACGACTATGCAGGCTCATGGGACAAAGCATCCGGCCACGCACAAAACCTGTTCAAATCGACCTCCAACCCGGCGTCGACGCCGTACAACACATTCGACGTGGTGCAAGCCTACCTGTCCGCAGGCGTGCCCGCCTCCAAGGTAAACCTGGGCATGCCGCTGTACGGGCGCGCCTTCACCAACACGGCGGGCCTGGGCCAGCCGTACAATGGCAACGGAAAGGGAACGTGGGAGGCGGGCGTGTACGATTGGAAGGATCTGCCTCTTCCCGGCGCGAACATGTACTACGATCAGGAGGCGGGCGCAACCTACAGCTACGACAACAGCACAGGTATGCTGGTTAGCTTCGACACCGTGGATATGGCGCTCATGAAAACGGACTGGCTGAAGAAGACGGGGCTGGGTGGCGCCATGTGGTGGGAGGTTAGTGGAGATCGGTATGATGGCACGGGGCTGATTGATAATGTGGTCAGCTCTTTGGGAGGCAGGGATGGGTCTGGTTTGGAGCAGAAGAGTAACTGGTTACGTTACCCTGATAGTAAGTTTGACAACGTCAAGGCGTTTGATGGGTAGGTAGATTCTGTGTGGGAGTTATGTTTCTTTGCATTTGGGGGCGTTTGTTCATGCATATTGAGGGGATTGTTTGAATTTGGGGTGGTGCGGTATAGACTGCGTTACATAGGTAGATCGTTTGAAGCACAGATGCTTGCTTGGACAAGTACCGAGATGAACGACAGATCCGTGATGCGTCGTTTCATGGTAGTGGAGACACTGCATTGACCTCGATGTTGGCATGGAGAACCTCGGCTAGGGCTGGCCAGTCGTCCAATGCTGCTGCAAACTCAGCGGAGCGAGATGGAGATGAAAAGTTTTGTTGATTTGTAGGATATCGCTAAAGTGTGGGCGATGCAAAGCATGCTCAGGCCCTGAAAGGCCCAACCCAAATGCCAAAGTATGTACGCCTCTCCGAACCAGAATAGGTACAGAATGCGTGCCTTTAACGCCAGCCCAGCCGTGCGCCTGGATTCCTGCTCGCAAAACCACTCTCCACGTCTCACTGCCGCGTGGTCTCGTTTGGAGAGCAGTTGTCAGATGGAGGAAGTAGCCGGTGATAGCTCTCCTCGCCTGCCAGATTTGCTTCTCTGTGCTCCAAGAAGGTGCGTATCCGCTCATCGCGATCACCGCTCATGGTGGCATGCCTCGACCGCTGATACACGCTACTCGCTTCTCTATGCACCTGGTCTCTCTTCTCGACCACGGAGCTGTGGAAGCCGGAGAAGCGCGTACCCTGCATGACGCCGCCAAGGGCCACAAAGGCAAACAACAGCGACATAAATGTGAAATTGCTCATCTGGATCGCTCGCTCCTTCTGCCCCCCACCCTCGTTGTTCTCGCCGTACCAGCGCTCCCAGTCCTCCCAGGTCGCATTGCTGCGAGGATCCGTGTTCCACTTCTTTCTGTCAAACTCCCAGTCGTAGGGGTTGTGGGAATGTCCGCTGGAGGTAGGTGTGCGGTGATGGCCGGCCCAGCCCGCGCCCCACGCATCGTACGCTTTCCGTTTCTCGGCATCAGAGAGGATGTCGTGGGCGGCGACCAGCATGCGGTATCGCTCAAGGCGTACAGCGAGTGGGAGATGGTGGGCAGAGGAACCGGGGTGGCAGCGATCGGGGTGGTAGAGCTTGACCAGGGCGTAGTAGCGGTTCTTTTTGTACGCATCGCCCTTGTTGCAGTTCAAGATCTGATAGGGCGTGGGCGTTGTGTGGGGGCGGATGGCCTCGGGCCAGTTGAGGAGGTCTGCATCATCGCTGTTGGCGTGCTGGGCATATGTGCGCGCGGTTGTCGTGTGCTGAGGTTTCGAGATATGATGACGACATGACTGTGGCGGCGAGGCGTGGGCGTAGCAGAGTGGCGCGAAGGCGTTGGCGTAGGACGAGAGGAGGATGGGCGACTTCTTGGGCAGCATCCTCGCGCGAGGTCTTCTGCAGACGCGTGTGCATGGCCAGGTGTTGGGCTGGGCGAGTGCAGTGAGACACTCGAGCCGTGGTGGGGAGGCGTGAACGGTGGGAGCTAGCAGCGGAGCGGCGGAGATAAGCCGGTAAGGTCCCTCTTGCCCCCGTACCTCTTGCAGGAGCAAGGAAGGGACCACCGGGGTCTGGACACGAGACGGCTCGTCTGCTCTAATCTGCTTGCGGGATGTGCCGCTAATCTGCTTGCAGTATCATGTGACCCCTTCACAAATGCACAGCGAGTCCTCCTTCTGCACCTCCGGCATCCTCCACCGCGTGCTTCCCACGCTGTTGTGTCAGGTGCCGGCCATAGGTGCCGCTCCCGACGCTTCCGCCCCCCTCCAGTTTGCTGCACCTCTCAACCGCGCGGGCGCCAGTGCGGACCCGGGGACTCCAAGGTTTACATGCTTCACTCTGGGTTTGAGTGCCTCGCTTAGCCTCCATCTGCTCCTGCCATCTCTGTATACGACTGTCGCTTTTGAGCCAAACGCATCAATTGAGCGCCTGAAGCGGTTGGCAGCCTCCCGTAGGACTGGTCTTGCTCCTGTCCGAAGTGGGTGTTCTGTGGACTCGCCGGGTGATGGACCTTTGTTGCATGGTTTGCGCTAGCTCGTGCCTTGCGCCTGCCTGTTATATACTCTCGTCTCCTTTGACCATCGGCCTTTTCAGTCACCATGCTGGCTACACAACACGTCCCAGACCCAGCAATGAGGGATCTGGAGCAAGAGCTCGCGCGTACCATGGCGCGAGCGTATGACAGCAATCGCCAAGCACGTGAGGGCTTTTTCCATCTCACTCGGCGCATGGACAACGACGAGGATGACCAGTTCGATGTCGACCATACAATCCTAGACTTTCTGGCCTACAAGGCGACAGCTACCGTGTTCGAATGGCAGGCCTGTGAGAACAGGTGGGAGCGTGACCTGCCCAACGCTCTGGTCACCATGACTGCTGGTATGTGGAATTTATTCTTATCAAAGACACCAACAGTGGCTCACTGACTGTGTGCAGAGTGGAGGTTTTTCATGTCAAACGTCCACCAAGGCCGCCGCCTCAGCAGTCTGGCAACTTTCCGTTCACGACTCCTGCAGTTCTCACTCTTGTTCACCCATCGCTATCACCCATCACAAACATGGACGAACAAGGAGTCTCTCCAAAGACTGCGCGATGTAAACGACAGTCGACGTCAACTGTGGCAGAACGCACACAGCCCCGACGAACCGGCTTGCACGAAAAGCCCACTGTCAGACAATGAACTAGAGTCCGTTCGAAGGCGCCGTACAACGGCTTTGGGCCTACCCTCAAGCTTCCGCCTCGACATGTGCAGCGAGAGGGGTCGGCCCTCACTCCACGAACTGCTTCCGTTGTTCGTGGAGCTCACTGCTGCACGCGCGAATCTTGGTGATGATTGGCAGCCTACGTCGGATTGGTTTGAATTGGCTGGCCAATTTATGCTACAGGCTGTCATCGATCGACATCTCGTTGATCGGGAATGCCAACCAGCAGCGATTATATCCATCTTCGCGTTTGGCAGCGTGGGTGCTGAGCGTGAAGACGGCGAAGGAACTGACATCACAGCCATGCGAAGGTTGTTCTGCAGAGAAAACCAACCAACTGAAGAGCTCCCGGAATGGACAGCCATCCGGCGTCGATACATCAGAGAAGTACGTCAGGAGTCCTGGGCAAGATATGTGTGAGAAAGTGAACTGACTGGATGCAGGTGGCAGCCATACGTACTTTTGAAAAGATCGAAGACGACCATTCATACATCGAGTTTCAAGAAAACCTGCTCTCATTCCTGCAACATCTGCACGATAGCACTGTCAAACCTGATCTGGTACAAGTCGAGGAAGGACGTATCAACATCGATGGCAACGAGCTTTCCGAAAAGGAATCAAGAGACATGATCCGGCGCATGAGGCTTTAACCCATGTAATTCTACAGCGTATCCGTTTGGAGACTGTCATTAGAGGACAGTGTGTTCTAGCATTCCAGTTTTACGATACCATTGCACTATACAGCGTTGATGAACAAGCTTATATTACTACTTCATCCTATTTGTCCATTTCAAACATCGCAACACACACTGTCCTCTTAATTTTCTCATCAATCTTACACACTATCTGGGATCCAGCGCGACAACCTCGATCTCCACCCTCATATCATCTTCCCCGAGTCTGGTAACACCCACACAAGTCCATATTGGCTGATGGCTAGGCATCCACCTTTTGAAGTTCCTCGTCATAGCTGCAAGAGCTTCATTGTTGGTCGGCACATGGTACGAGTTGACACGGAAGACCTGCGACCAGCCTTATCTACCGGCATCACGTAGGTTGTGCTCCAAATTCTCGAAAGCTTGGTCGATTTGCGCGTTGATCTCGAGGAGGAATTCGCCTGGTTCGCGGTTCCAGCCGCCTATAGTTTGTCTCAGTTACGAACAGAGTATAGCAAGAGGAAATTGTGACCGTGTCGTCAACGACGAGCCAAGATACGCTTCCCCAGCCTAGCTCATCGCAGCTGCAGCTGGACCGTCAACATCAGCCATTGATTGGAATGCTACAATAGTGCGATGGTACGCGACCGGCTTGCTTAACATGCCTTACGAGGTCCATCGATTGCCAATACAGCGAAGAAGCCAGCGATGGGCGCAAGCCAGCTTCCAAGCCACATGTGCAACTGCTTCGAGACCGTATAGGGCTGCTAGAATGCATATTGAGATCACAATATATTGACGTTGATGTTGCGGTTGCAAACCTTCAAGCCGAAGAAGTCGATGGCTTATTGTTGAAAGCCAACGGCCGCAACGCTACCACCGCGCAGGCCGAAGAAGTGTGCACTGCATCTGAGGGTACCTTATCGCTTGATGAGTCCATCAACTTCGATCGACAGGGAGAGGCTCACTACTTTGGTCCTACTAGTGGCCGCTTGGGTTTCCAAGACTGTAAATTATG
The Ascochyta rabiei chromosome 17, complete sequence DNA segment above includes these coding regions:
- a CDS encoding Chitinase, with protein sequence MLRARSLQWFCLTIALLSATAFAQTSTSQDDCDWYCWIEGRLDALEQQVAKLTAVIYPGGSNNGNEPSYTQQPPQHVTSTPSRHSTTFGNPYTTTAYNGYPTNPRPTTTTTKEVVSVSTTSQASYPTDVSSHDGYRAIGYFGNWDIYARKFFPQNIPVERLTHVLYAFADNKDDGTVFFTDTYADTDIHYQGDSWSEAGNNVYGAVKQLQLLKQKNRNLKVMLSIGGWTYTNTNKHMDTPASTAAGRKKFADSCVAMIRDYGFDGIDIDWEYPQDTTQGGQLLELLKAIRKALDDYASTLIYEDGHGSSEQPHFELSIAAPAGQSNYKNMPLHDISQVLDFINLMTYDYAGSWDKASGHAQNLFKSTSNPASTPYNTFDVVQAYLSAGVPASKVNLGMPLYGRAFTNTAGLGQPYNGNGKGTWEAGVYDWKDLPLPGANMYYDQEAGATYSYDNSTGMLVSFDTVDMALMKTDWLKKTGLGGAMWWEVSGDRYDGTGLIDNVVSSLGGRDGSGLEQKSNWLRYPDSKFDNVKAFDG
- a CDS encoding J domain-containing protein 1; protein product: MLPKKSPILLSSYANAFAPLCYAHASPPQSCRHHISKPQHTTTARTYAQHANSDDADLLNWPEAIRPHTTPTPYQILNCNKGDAYKKNRYYALVKLYHPDRCHPGSSAHHLPLAVRLERYRMLVAAHDILSDAEKRKAYDAWGAGWAGHHRTPTSSGHSHNPYDWEFDRKKWNTDPRSNATWEDWERWYGENNEGGGQKERAIQMSNFTFMSLLFAFVALGGVMQGTRFSGFHSSVVEKRDQVHREASSVYQRSRHATMSGDRDERIRTFLEHREANLAGEESYHRLLPPSDNCSPNETTRQ